ATTCTTTACTGCATTAGTCTGTAGTATCCGGGCATTTATACCGTTCTGTGCACCTTGTGATGCAGAATTTATATGAGTACCAAACAGCAATATATCTAAAGCTGACTTATGCACCCTGATGATGAAGGTggttatatactgtatatattgacattttaaaaataatatttacaccACATTATGTcaaacaaattattattattattattatttttgtaaccaTCAGGAAGATTATATAAGTGTAAACGTGACTTTCTGATTTTATAGATGATTAACTTTCAAAATTTATTTTTCGTTCACAGGTCTCTTCTAAGGGCTTTAGATACAGTAGTGCATGGTTTCATCGGAGCCTTCTCGTGGCAGCTGATGTGCCTGCTCTGTCCTGCCTTGGAATTCAACGTGATATATCAAGTCTCTTGGTTGGTTTCAGGTCGTTCCTTCCTTGATGGAAAGACCACTGCATCCATTCTCAACAGTGTGTTAAACTTTGGGCTGGCATTTGCTTTGTCCTGTATAATAGATGTTGATCATGTATTCAAGGACTTGATACAAACCATACAGGTAAGTTACCGTGAGGACAAGAGCTTTAAAGTTTGTTTGttagaaaaataattacaaaatatatgtaattacTGACCACCCATTCACACTGTTCAAAGAAATACAGGAGATCACACTCATAAACCAAACATCAGGTATTATTGTTTTCCGTTACTTTCTGCAGGGAGGAGCCAGAGCACCATGGGAGAGAGGAGTGCTTCACCTGTCACTGCCGCCCCTTGTGATTGTGCTGCTCCTTTATGCCACAGCCATGATATTCAAGCAACTCTGGTGTTTAAAGTGTGGAACTCTCATTATAGCTTGTGTTTTGAGTCATCACATACGAGATGGAATACGCCGTGGGCTGTGGTTTCAGCCCATAGGCACGACTCCAGTCCTCCCGTACTGGTTGTATGTTGTTGTAACAATATTACTACCTTTTGCAATGGGAGCGTTGGCATCAAAACTGTCTGCATGGATAACAGATAGTAAAAGATTTGTGCCTAAAACCTATGTTATATGATTTCAACTTTTAACAAATaactatttttgtatatatttatatgtaaacataaacatcaTTACACatgaaatattatatttatatataaatcttatatatgcatttatttatttattctttaaattaGGACTCAAGCACCTATGTTACCAAATACCTGAAAatgctatgaaaaaaaaaaaaaaaaaaaaaaagagcatctt
This genomic interval from Penaeus vannamei isolate JL-2024 chromosome 35, ASM4276789v1, whole genome shotgun sequence contains the following:
- the LOC113822051 gene encoding transmembrane protein 267, with the protein product MHEMKDGIQLFLLLAALLFCTWPSDIIVGKFVKTLPAKSLLRALDTVVHGFIGAFSWQLMCLLCPALEFNVIYQVSWLVSGRSFLDGKTTASILNSVLNFGLAFALSCIIDVDHVFKDLIQTIQGGARAPWERGVLHLSLPPLVIVLLLYATAMIFKQLWCLKCGTLIIACVLSHHIRDGIRRGLWFQPIGTTPVLPYWLYVVVTILLPFAMGALASKLSAWITDSKRFVPKTYVI